CGGGTCCTGGCCCAGGAGCAGCACGCGCACGTCCGCGTAGGGCGTCAGCCGGAAGGCGGAGAAGAGGTCCTCCTCCGAGGGGAAGACGGTGGCGGCCTCGCGCTCCCGGGCGACGAAGCCCTCCAGGTCCTGGAACGAGGGTGAATCGAGCGCGGACTTGAGCTCCCGCTTCCAGTCCTCCGGCAACCCGTCCTTCAACATGGCGTGACTCCCCGTCCGACCAACGAGGTCGGACATTGAAGCACCGCCCACGCGGGGGGCCCACCGCTTTCGTCCCGGCGTCCGGGGCCCGACAGCCGGACTGGAAGCGACCGGGCGGGCGGGACGGGTTCTTGGGGGGAAGGCCCCGGGCGCGCTAGCCTGGGTGGCGCCATGACGATGTACACCGAGTCACTCCGCGCCTTCCTCAAGCCCGTCCTGCCCTATCTGGACGACGAGGCGGTGTCGGAGATCATGATCAACGGCCCCACCGACGTGTGGATCGAGAAGAAGGGCCGACTGACGAAGACGGACGCGGCCTTCACCGAGGAAGGCCTCATCGGCGCCGCGCGCAACATGGCCCAGTTCGTCGGCCGCATGCTCACCGACGAGCGCCCGCGCCTGGACGCGCGCCTGCCGGACGGCAGCCGCATCCACGTGGTGATTCCGCCGATTGCCCGCCGCGGCACCACCATCTCCATCCGCAAGTTCTTCAAGGAGAAGCTGACCGTCCAGTCGCTCCTGAAGTTCGGCTCGCTGACGCCCCAGATGGCGCGGCTCATCGAGGCGGGCATCGCCACCAAGCTCAACATGCTGGTGGCCGGCGGCACGGGCTCCGGCAAGACGACGCTGCTCAACATCGTCTCGTCGCTCATCCCCGACGAGGAGCGCATCCTCACCATCGAGGACTCGGCCGAGCTCCAGCTCAACCAGACGCACGTGGTCGCCTTCGAGAGCCGTCCGCCGGACAAGTTCGGCAAGGGCGGCGTGGACATGGGAGACCTGCTGCACTCGGCGCTGCGTCTGCGCCCGGACCGAATCGTCGTCGGCGAGGTGCGCGGCGGCGAGGCGTTCCACCTGATGCAGGCGATGAACACGGGCCACGGCGGCTCGCTGGCCACCACGCACGCCAACACGCCCACGGACACGCTGCGCCGCATCGAGTCCTTGTGCCTCATGTCCGGCGTGGAGCTGCCCATGGTGGCCGTGCGCGCGCAGGTGGCCAGCGCCATCAACTTCGTCATCTGCTGCGAGCGTCTGCACGACGGCAGCCGCAAGACGATTGCCCTGTCGGAGGTGCTGCCGCTCAACGAGAAGGGCGACTACCGCACGCAGGACATCTTCGTCTTCACGCCGGTGGCCAAGGACGAGGACGACCACATCCTGGGCTACCACGCGCCCACGGGCATCATCCCCAACTTCGTCGCCAAGGCGAAGGCGTACGGCTTCAACGACTTGGAGGACTCGTTCTTCGACCCGGCCACCTACGGCCTGCCGCCTCCGCCCACGTTCCACGCCGGTGAGTCGTACACCGTGCGATGGGCGCCCTCGCTGAAGCACCGCGAGGAGGGACAGCCGGACCCCTCGCACTTCAAGCAGGAGTGGTCCGCCTTCGAGGAGAAGCTCAAGCAGGACGCGCGCGAGGCCAAGGCCGCCAAGGCGGGTGGAGCGCCCGCGCCCGCCGCCGCGCCCGTGCAGGTGCAGGTCCCCGCGAACCTGCCCACCTCGAAGCCCGCCATGCCGCCGGCCGCGCCGCCCCGGGTGGCCAGCGCCACGCCGCCCGCGGGTCAGGCCGCCGCCCGGCCTCCCGCCGCCGCGCGCCCGCCGCCGCCTCCCGAGAGCGACGACGACAAGACGCCGCCCCCCAGCCGCAGCCCGTTCGCCAGCGGGATGGACCACGCGGCCGAGGCCAAGGTGGAGGTGGATGAGGAGCTGCTCACCGACGCGGGCCGTGCTCCGCCGCCGCGTCGCCCGGGCACGCCGCCGCCCAGGCCGCCGCCTCCCGGGGCACGCCCCGCGCTCGCCGCGCGCAGGCCCCCGCCGTCCATGCCCGCCCACGTCGACGACGAAGACGAGGACACGGGTGCGACAGCCGAGCCCCAGGGCGGCTCCGAGAAGACGCAGATCCGCCCCGCGCCGTCGGAGCGGCCTCGTCGCTGAGCAGGTGGGGGCCCGGGCTCCGCGGAGGCGGAGCCGCACCGTGTTCCTCGAAGAAGCCTCGCCGCCCAGTGCGGGGACAGCATCCATGTCCCCGCCAGGGAGGAGACTCCGTCGGAGCGGCCTCGTCGCGGAGCGGATGGGACGCGCCCGGCAGCTGCCGAGGTTGAATCGCCCCGCCCTTGCGCGCCCTCACCGCTGAATCCATGGCGCCGCTCCCAGCGGCTTCACGGATGCAGATCCTCGGTGGTCCATTGAGGCGGCCTCGTCGCTGAACATTTGGGTCACGACTCCATCGCCCTACCCGGGTGGTGGAGTCCCCCGCCACCGCACGCACCGCCCGCGAGCGTGACGCCCCCCCCGAGGTGAGTCACCCCTGATTCCCGGCCTTGCGAGGAGGTCGTGTCGGGGGGAAAGTGCTCGCGTGTTGATCTCCCTCGTCGCCGTCCTCACCGTGGTCGCCGCGCAGGCGCCCGCGCTCCCCGCCCCACAAGGGCCCTTGAGCGTGTTGGTCGCGCCTCCAGACGCGACGGGAACCCCCTCACACATCGTGGATTTCGCGCGCGAGCACGTCACGGCGCAGCTCGAGGCGCGAGGCGTGCGCGTCATCCGGATGGACAACGTCACCCGGAAGATGCCCGCCACGAAGCGGCGCGCGCTGCTGCGCTGCAAGCGCACGGAGGCCCCCTGTCTCCAGTGGTTGGGCACCGCCAGCCAGGCGGAGGTCGTGCTCATCACGGAGCTGGTGCGAAAACCACAGGGCTACCGCGCGGGAGTGAAGACCCACGCGGCCAAGGACGGCGCGCTCATCTCCGAGCACTCCGTCTCCGACGTGCTCGAGGACCGACTGCTGGACGCGCTCACGCAGACGCTGGACGTGGTGCTGCCCGCGACGCTGCGCGCCCTGCGCCCCCCGCCCCCCGCACCGCGCATCGACGACGTCCCCCCGCCCACGCGCGTGACCCGGCCCGGCGCCTCCGAGCCCGGCCCCGAGACATCCACCGTGCCGGAGGCTCCCGCCATCGTGCAGAAGTCCTCCTCCGCGCGACGCTGGGCGTGGCTGCCCGCGGCGGGCGGCGTGGTGCTCGCGGGCGTGGGGACGGTGTTCTACCTGAAGGCCAAGGACCGCTACGACACGCTGGAGACCGGCGGCACGGACCTCCCCTTGCGTGACTCGGACGCGCTGGTGTCCCAGGGGAAGAACGCGCAGACGGTGAGCCGCGTGGCCTTCGGCTTGGGCGCGGCGGGGCTCGTCGCCGGCGCGGTGATGTTCCTGTGGCCGGAGGACCCGCCCGCGAAGGTCGTCCCCTCCGCCACCGTGACTTCGGGTGGCGCCATGGTGGGCCTGTCCGGGACGTGGCCATGACCTCGAGAGGACCCATGCGGAAGACCTGGACGCTCGGCGCCTTGGGCGCGGCACTCGGCGCGGTGCTCGCCGCCGGCGGTTGCTACGACTTCGACGCCGCGCAGAAGCGCTGCCTCGACGAGGGCCGGTGCGAGCAGGTGCCTGACGCCGGACGCTGCATCCCCAACACCGCCATCGACGACACGCCGGACGACTCCTTCGAGGACTCCGACTGCGATGGCGTGGATGGCCGCGCCAGCGAGGGCCTGTTCGTCGACCCCGTGAACGGCAGCGACGTCGACGGCACGGGCTCGCGCGACGCGCCGCTGCGCACGCTCGGCCACGCGCTGTCGCTCGTGCGCCAGTGGGACGGCGGCGCGCCCACGCGGGTGTACCTGGCGGGCGGGGCGTACCAGGAGGGTGAGCTGACGCTGGACGTCCCCGTCTCCCTCCACGGCGGCTACGCGGGGCGTGATGGGGGCTGGCGCCGCGTCGGCACCCAGGTGGCCCAGTTGGAGGCCGGCCCCACCGCGCTCACCGTGCGCGGTCTGTCGGACGCGGGCGTCGTGCTGGAGTACCTGCGCGTGAGCTCCGCGGATGGACAGGCGCCAGGACAGCCCTCCATCGCCCTGCGCGTCATCGGCTCGGACGTGCGGCTGCGCCACACCGTGCTCGCGGCGGGACGCGGCGGCGCGGGCCAGGATGGCGCGAATGGGGACGCCGGAGCACCGGGCCCCGACGGCGGCGAGGGCACCAAGACGCTCCCCACCAGCACGAACGTGCCGGGTGAGGGTGGCGCGGGCGGCATCAACCTGGCGTGCCCCGGCGAGGAGGGCTCGCGCTCAGGCGGAGACGGCGCCCACGGAGTTCACAAGACCGTGGGCAACGACGGAGCCCCCGGGCAGCCCCAGGCGGGAGGTCCTGCGACGGGAGGCACGGGTGGCTTGGGTGGGGCCCTGGACACGAGGGACTGTCGGTCCTCCCCCTCCACCTGCAGTTGTGGCGCGGGCGACGGCTTCGCGGGAGACGCGGGCGTCGCGGGCATCCCTGGGGACGCGGGCGCGTTCGGCGCGGGAATGGGGACCTTGTCGGAGATCGACGGGACGTGGACGGTGGGCGCGAGCCAGAACGGCGTCGCGGGTGAGGCGGGGACGTCTGGCACGGGCGGCGGCGGCGGCGGCAGTGGTGGCAGCTGCGTCATCCAGTCGAGCCCCCAACTCCCCGAGCCCGCCAGCCCCGGAGGCAGCGGCGGCGGCGCGGGCGGCTGCGGCGGCCAGGGCGGCGCGGGTGGCGGTGGCGGCGGTGCCTCCATCGGCCTGCTGCTGTTCGACTCGAGCGTGACGTTGGAGACGGCCACGTCCATCGAGACGCTCGGCGGCGGCGCGGGTGGCCGGGGCGGCGCGGGTGGCCGCGGGGGCTCCGGCGGTGAGGGCGGCCTGACCGTGGGGCGCACCAACGTCGAGGACATGACCTACAAGAGCGGCGCCGGCGGTCCTGGTGGCAAGGGCGGCAACGGCGGCGCGGGTGGGCCTGGCGGTGGTGGTGGCGGTGGCCCCTCGGTGGGCATCTGGTGCACACGCGCGCAGGTGACTCAGGGCGACGCGGGGACGACCATCACCCAGGGGCCGGGCGGCGATGGCGGACCGAGCGCGGGCCCTGCGGGCGAACCCGGCGCGTCCGTGCCGACGTTGGGCTGTCCTACCTCGCCGTAGGGACATCCGTCGGCTGACCGACGCTGGAGGAGCGTCGGGGGCACTTGGGGTGTGCGTCGCCTGAACGCTCGCCCTGCACTCAGGTCCGAAGCCCATCGCGCCCCCCTCCCGGTCTTGCTACGCTGGCCTTTCTTCCTGAGATGGCTTCCGAGCTGAACTGCGAAACCTGTGGTCTTCCCGTCCCCGCCGACACCGGTGTGTGCCCGCGGGATGGCACCGTGGCACTCGCTGCGTTCCACGTCCCACCGCCGGCACCGGCATCGCCGGGGGCCGACGAGCCGAAGGTCATCGTGCAGAGCACCCTGGAGGCCTCGGCGGAGTCCATGAGGGATCCGCTCATCGGCCTGAAGCTTGGTGAGTACGAGCTGCGCGCTCGGGTGGGCGTGGGCGGGATGGGGCTGGTGTACGAGGGCATCCAGCCGCTCATCGGCAAGCGCGTGGCGGTGAAGGTGCTGCGCCCGGAGCTGGCGCACTCCACCGAGCAGGTGGAGCGGCTGCTCGCCGAGGCGCGCGCGGTGAACGCCATCCGCCACCGCGGCATCATCGACATCTTCGGCTTCGGCCAGGTGCCCGACGGTCGGCAGTACATCGTCATGGAGTACCTGGAGGGCCAGCCGCTCGACGCGGTGCTCTCGGAGAGGACGCGGCTGCCCGTGCTGGAGGCGCTGCCCATCCTGGACGAGGTGCTGGCGGCGCTCGCCGCGGCGCACGGCGCGGGCGTGGTGCACCGGGACCTGAAGCCGAGCAACATCTTCATGGTCCACCAGCCGGACGGCTCGCG
This genomic interval from Myxococcus guangdongensis contains the following:
- a CDS encoding CpaF family protein gives rise to the protein MTMYTESLRAFLKPVLPYLDDEAVSEIMINGPTDVWIEKKGRLTKTDAAFTEEGLIGAARNMAQFVGRMLTDERPRLDARLPDGSRIHVVIPPIARRGTTISIRKFFKEKLTVQSLLKFGSLTPQMARLIEAGIATKLNMLVAGGTGSGKTTLLNIVSSLIPDEERILTIEDSAELQLNQTHVVAFESRPPDKFGKGGVDMGDLLHSALRLRPDRIVVGEVRGGEAFHLMQAMNTGHGGSLATTHANTPTDTLRRIESLCLMSGVELPMVAVRAQVASAINFVICCERLHDGSRKTIALSEVLPLNEKGDYRTQDIFVFTPVAKDEDDHILGYHAPTGIIPNFVAKAKAYGFNDLEDSFFDPATYGLPPPPTFHAGESYTVRWAPSLKHREEGQPDPSHFKQEWSAFEEKLKQDAREAKAAKAGGAPAPAAAPVQVQVPANLPTSKPAMPPAAPPRVASATPPAGQAAARPPAAARPPPPPESDDDKTPPPSRSPFASGMDHAAEAKVEVDEELLTDAGRAPPPRRPGTPPPRPPPPGARPALAARRPPPSMPAHVDDEDEDTGATAEPQGGSEKTQIRPAPSERPRR